One window from the genome of candidate division KSB1 bacterium encodes:
- a CDS encoding Xaa-Pro peptidase family protein, whose protein sequence is MFDPYRRRVAKLQELMVEKDVDLFIIVTPENYLYFSGDVRRQPRMLIPASGDPALIVFASEVDEVRSSSWVPRILPYRALHEMMLNIIGEVSRLGKERPRIGLEVGFHVPSFLVERFRISNPTAEVVQERTLIEMVRKTKDAEEIQAIRKASELADKGMELVAAMLRPGLREKDLALELDYQLRKMGADGLGFPPFVNSGYRSLWLHGLATDKSIEKGELVLVDFAPVYQGYYANISRTFVVGRPLDEHRRAMGTYVQIHRNALESLRPGIPLFEVEQRVEDHRKSLPYGEYLIRGLIHGIGLAFEEFPFPTIFPEDVMATLDEGMTLAVGHPVLSVPGLGGFKQEDTVLLTSEGPEVLTHFRSGLIEV, encoded by the coding sequence GTGTTTGACCCGTACCGCCGGAGAGTGGCAAAGCTTCAAGAGCTTATGGTCGAGAAAGACGTTGACCTGTTTATCATCGTGACGCCTGAGAACTACCTGTACTTCAGCGGGGACGTCAGGCGCCAGCCGCGCATGCTCATTCCAGCCTCGGGTGACCCCGCTCTGATCGTTTTCGCCAGCGAAGTGGACGAGGTGAGGAGCAGCAGCTGGGTACCCCGAATCCTGCCCTATCGCGCACTCCACGAGATGATGTTGAACATCATCGGCGAGGTCAGCCGCCTCGGAAAGGAAAGGCCTCGCATCGGGTTGGAAGTGGGCTTCCACGTGCCCTCCTTCCTGGTGGAACGCTTCCGGATCTCGAATCCAACTGCCGAGGTGGTCCAGGAAAGGACGCTGATTGAGATGGTGCGCAAGACCAAGGATGCCGAGGAGATTCAGGCAATCCGCAAGGCGTCAGAACTGGCCGATAAGGGCATGGAGCTGGTGGCGGCTATGTTACGGCCTGGGCTCCGCGAGAAAGACCTGGCTCTGGAACTGGACTACCAGCTCCGAAAGATGGGGGCTGACGGGTTGGGTTTTCCACCTTTCGTGAATTCCGGATACCGCAGCCTCTGGCTGCACGGTCTGGCAACCGATAAGTCCATCGAAAAGGGAGAGCTTGTACTGGTTGATTTCGCGCCCGTGTATCAGGGGTACTACGCCAACATCTCGCGGACTTTCGTGGTGGGCCGACCCCTCGACGAGCACCGAAGGGCGATGGGAACCTACGTCCAGATCCACCGAAATGCGTTAGAATCGCTGCGCCCTGGGATTCCCCTCTTTGAGGTTGAGCAACGGGTAGAGGATCATAGGAAATCCTTGCCTTACGGAGAGTATCTAATCCGAGGCCTGATCCACGGGATAGGCTTGGCCTTCGAGGAATTTCCCTTTCCCACCATCTTTCCGGAGGATGTGATGGCGACGCTGGATGAGGGGATGACGCTGGCCGTAGGACATCCCGTACTATCCGTCCCAGGGCTGGGCGGGTTCAAGCAGGAAGATACCGTCCTGCTGACGAGCGAAGGCCCCGAAGTCCTTACCCACTTTCGGTCGGGTTTGATCGAGGTCTAA
- a CDS encoding Rrf2 family transcriptional regulator, which yields MIISKSTVYALRALVYLVQHGTDRRLPASELAAGVAIAAPFFSKVVQKLVRAGILVSKRGPDGGVALARRPSEISLWEVVTAVEGEEFLGGCILGLGACDTRRPCPLHQDWLGIRERIIGLLRARTLADLAHRVSDTGARLRPDSITIEH from the coding sequence ATGATCATTTCCAAGTCGACTGTCTACGCTCTTCGAGCCCTGGTGTATCTGGTCCAGCACGGCACGGACCGAAGGCTTCCTGCCTCGGAGCTCGCCGCCGGTGTCGCCATCGCGGCGCCATTTTTCAGCAAGGTTGTACAGAAGCTTGTGCGCGCCGGCATTCTCGTAAGCAAGAGGGGCCCGGATGGCGGGGTGGCCCTGGCGCGCAGGCCTTCTGAGATCTCCCTGTGGGAGGTTGTTACCGCGGTGGAGGGCGAGGAATTTCTCGGGGGCTGCATCCTGGGGCTCGGTGCGTGCGACACCCGGCGTCCCTGCCCCTTGCACCAGGACTGGTTAGGAATCCGGGAGCGGATCATCGGGTTGCTACGTGCCCGGACGCTCGCGGATCTCGCTCATCGCGTTTCGGATACCGGAGCGAGACTAAGGCCAGACTCGATCACGATCGAGCATTGA
- a CDS encoding 4Fe-4S binding protein yields MDSASKELRERKTVRGQRPPGTGAIEPPERSALTKALAILPKRTTPQQRAGRSAARHLQLLRFAVQTTITLLSLWIGLRFYLFVRALEQGGTEIDLSLRSPGVEAYLPIAGLIGLKHWVLSGQLNDVHPAAALFLLGALLTAVLLKKGFCGWICPIGFLSENLRHLSLRLYGRRSWKMPRALDYPLRSLKYLILAFFLWAILAQMNRNVLEEFIQSPYHRVADIKMLKFFTDMSATTAYALLGLLLLSVLVPMSWCRYLCPYGALLGALSWLSPLKIRREEGTCIHCALCVHACPAALPVDQVATVRSDECSGCLECVAACPVPDTLRVAGSRRRLNLRPAVFAALVIMVFFGPVLWGRITGRWRNSIGVEEYRRHVRNLHLPAYQHNRGRVPTPEREP; encoded by the coding sequence GTGGACTCAGCATCGAAAGAACTTCGGGAAAGGAAAACGGTTCGGGGCCAAAGGCCGCCGGGTACGGGGGCCATCGAGCCGCCAGAACGTTCAGCGCTCACAAAGGCGCTCGCGATCCTGCCAAAGCGAACTACCCCACAACAGAGGGCCGGTCGTAGTGCCGCACGTCATCTCCAGCTGTTGCGTTTTGCCGTCCAGACGACGATAACGCTCCTCAGCCTTTGGATCGGGCTCAGATTTTACCTGTTCGTCCGGGCGTTGGAGCAGGGCGGGACAGAGATAGATCTGTCCCTCCGCTCGCCGGGAGTTGAGGCGTACCTCCCCATCGCGGGCTTGATCGGGCTCAAGCACTGGGTGCTTTCGGGGCAGCTGAACGATGTCCACCCCGCAGCGGCTCTCTTTCTGCTCGGCGCACTTCTCACGGCCGTGCTCCTGAAAAAGGGCTTCTGCGGCTGGATCTGTCCCATCGGCTTTCTCTCGGAGAATCTCCGGCACCTGAGTCTCCGCCTTTATGGTCGGCGGTCCTGGAAGATGCCCCGGGCACTCGACTACCCGTTGCGCAGCCTGAAGTACCTTATTCTGGCCTTCTTCCTCTGGGCTATCCTTGCGCAAATGAACCGCAACGTGCTCGAGGAGTTCATTCAAAGCCCCTACCACCGCGTTGCGGACATCAAAATGCTCAAGTTCTTCACCGACATGTCGGCTACCACCGCGTATGCACTTCTTGGGTTGCTGCTGCTGTCCGTGCTTGTTCCGATGTCTTGGTGTCGGTACCTTTGCCCGTACGGGGCACTTCTCGGGGCCCTCAGCTGGCTCAGCCCGCTGAAGATCCGGAGGGAAGAGGGAACCTGCATCCATTGCGCTCTTTGTGTCCACGCATGTCCTGCCGCGCTTCCTGTGGATCAGGTCGCGACTGTACGCTCCGATGAATGCAGCGGGTGCCTCGAGTGCGTCGCTGCATGTCCAGTACCGGACACTCTCCGTGTCGCGGGGAGCAGGAGACGCCTAAACCTTCGCCCCGCCGTTTTTGCTGCCCTGGTAATAATGGTATTCTTTGGTCCGGTTCTCTGGGGCAGGATTACGGGGCGCTGGCGGAATTCGATCGGGGTAGAGGAGTACCGGAGGCACGTGAGGAATCTGCATCTCCCCGCGTACCAACACAACCGAGGCCGCGTTCCAACTCCCGAGCGTGAGCCATGA
- a CDS encoding class I SAM-dependent methyltransferase: protein MNAREFYAHLAPRYASLTGVTPAAGVDRQLASLVGRLGIKRVVDVACGSGKHAAALVSLGVATVGVDASIEMLRAAKKCERGIWLIAGDMQHVGNFLRPGWDAVLCLGNSLPHLLSQKSLLATLKGFWQLLSPGGHAILQLLNYPLLIAKNERIVAVTRSQDSVFVRFNDYLGRAVRFNVLEIHWSDTGVEHRLISTMLKPYAPDEVLEALRRTGFVQVGIYSGLGLEPFIPSQSRSAVIIAQRPTAS, encoded by the coding sequence ATGAATGCGAGGGAATTCTACGCGCACTTGGCCCCCAGGTATGCGAGCCTCACAGGGGTAACGCCAGCTGCAGGGGTGGATCGGCAACTGGCCAGCCTTGTGGGGAGATTGGGCATAAAGCGCGTGGTGGACGTAGCTTGCGGCTCGGGCAAGCACGCAGCAGCGCTGGTTTCTCTTGGAGTAGCAACGGTAGGTGTCGACGCCTCGATTGAAATGCTGCGAGCCGCCAAGAAGTGCGAAAGGGGCATCTGGCTCATCGCTGGGGACATGCAGCACGTCGGGAACTTCCTCCGGCCTGGCTGGGATGCGGTCCTGTGCCTGGGCAATTCGTTGCCCCACCTCCTCAGCCAAAAGAGTCTCCTTGCTACTCTCAAGGGTTTCTGGCAGCTGCTGAGTCCAGGGGGGCACGCAATATTGCAGCTGCTCAACTACCCACTGCTGATTGCCAAGAACGAGCGGATTGTGGCGGTTACCCGATCCCAGGACTCAGTCTTTGTCCGCTTCAACGACTACCTGGGACGAGCAGTCCGATTCAATGTCCTGGAGATCCACTGGTCGGACACAGGCGTTGAACATCGCCTTATCAGCACAATGCTCAAGCCTTATGCCCCCGACGAAGTCTTGGAGGCGCTGAGAAGGACGGGATTTGTACAGGTCGGGATCTACTCCGGCCTCGGTCTTGAGCCGTTCATTCCATCCCAGTCGCGGAGTGCAGTGATTATCGCCCAAAGGCCAACGGCGAGCTGA